A window from Macaca nemestrina isolate mMacNem1 chromosome 8, mMacNem.hap1, whole genome shotgun sequence encodes these proteins:
- the LOC105488387 gene encoding protein argonaute-2 isoform X1, with product MYSGAGPALAPPAPPPPPIQGYAFKPPPRPDFGTSGRTIKLQANFFEMDIPKIDIYHYELDIKPEKCPRRVNREIVEHMVQHFKTQIFGDRKPVFDGRKNLYTAMPLPIGRDKVELEVTLPGEGKDRIFKVSIKWVSCVSLQALHDALSGRLPSVPFETIQALDVVMRHLPSMRYTPVGRSFFTASEGCSNPLGGGREVWFGFHQSVRPSLWKMMLNIDVSATAFYKAQPVIEFVCEVLDFKSIEEQQKPLTDSQRVKFTKEIKGLKVEITHCGQMKRKYRVCNVTRRPASHQTFPLQQESGQTVECTVAQYFKDRHKLVLRYPHLPCLQVGQEQKHTYLPLEVCNIVAGQRCIKKLTDNQTSTMIRATARSAPDRQEEISKLMRSASFNTDPYVREFGIMVKDEMTDVTGRVLQPPSILYGGRNKAIATPVQGVWDMRNKQFHTGIEIKVWAIACFAPQRQCTEVHLKSFTEQLRKISRDAGMPIQGQPCFCKYAQGADSVEPMFRHLKNTYAGLQLVVVILPGKTPVYAEVKRVGDTVLGMATQCVQMKNVQRTTPQTLSNLCLKINVKLGGVNNILLPQGRPPVFQQPVIFLGADVTHPPAGDGKKPSIAAVVGSMDAHPNRYCATVRVQQHRQEIIQDLAAMVRELLIQFYKSTRFKPTRIIFYRDGVSEGQFQQVLHHELLAIREACIKLEKDYQPGITFIVVQKRHHTRLFCTDKNERVGKSGNIPAGTTVDTKITHPTEFDFYLCSHAGIQGTSRPSHYHVLWDDNRFSSDELQILTYQLCHTYVRCTRSVSIPAPAYYAHLVAFRARYHLVDKEHDSAEGSHTSGQSNGRDHQALAKAVQVHQDTLRTMYFA from the exons GGAAATCGTGGAACACATGGTCCAGCACTTTAAAACACAGATCTTTGGGGATCGGAAGCCCGTGTTTGACGGCAGGAAGAATCTGTACACGGCCATGCCCCTTCCGATTGGGAGGGACAAG GTGGAGCTGGAGGTCACGCTGCCGGGAGAAGGCAAGGATCGCATCTTCAAGGTGTCCATCAAGTGGGTGTCCTGCGTGAGCTTGCAGGCGTTACACGATGCACTTTCAGGGCGGCTGCCCAGCGTCCCTTTTGAGACGATCCAGGCCCTGGACGTGGTCATGAGGCACTTGCCGTCCATGAG GTACACCCCCGTGGGCCGCTCCTTCTTCACTGCGTCTGAGGGCTGCTCCAACCCTCTTGGCGGGGGCCGAGAAGTGTGGTTTGGCTTCCATCAGTCTGTCCGGCCTTCTCTCTGGAAAATGATGCTGAACATTGATG TGTCGGCAACAGCATTTTACAAGGCACAGCCAGTAATCGAGTTTGTTTGTGAAGTTTTGGATTTTAAAAGTATTgaagaacaacaaaaacctcTGACAGATTCCCAAAGGGTAAAGTTTACCAAAGAAATTAAAG GTCTAAAGGTGGAGATAACGCACTGTGGGCAGATGAAGAGGAAGTACCGCGTCTGCAATGTGACCCGGCGGCCCGCCAGTCACCAAAC ATTCCCGCTGCAGCAGGAGAGCGGGCAGACGGTGGAGTGCACGGTGGCCCAGTACTTCAAGGACAGGCACAAGTTGGTTCTGCGCTACCCCCACCTCCCATGTTTACAAGTCGGACAGGAGCAGAAACACACCTACCTTCCCCTGGAG GTCTGTAACATAGTGGCAGGACAAAGATGTATTAAAAAATTAACGGACAATCAGACCTCAACCATGATCAGAGCGACTGCTAGGTCGGCACCCGATCGGCAAGAAGAGATCAGCAAATTG ATGCGAAGCGCAAGTTTCAACACAGATCCATACGTCCGTGAATTTGGAATCATGGTCAAAGATGAGATGACGGACGTGACTGGGCGGGTGCTGCAGCCGCCCTCCATCCTCTACGGGGGCAGG AATAAAGCGATTGCGACGCCTGTCCAGGGCGTCTGGGACATGCGGAACAAGCAGTTCCACACGGGCATCGAGATCAAGGTGTGGGCCATCGCGTGCTTTGCCCCCCAGCGCCAGTGCACAGAAGTCCATCTGAA GTCCTTCACAGAGCAGCTCAGAAAGATCTCGAGAGACGCCGGCATGCCTATCCAGGGCCAGCCGTGCTTCTGCAAATACGCGCAGGGTGCGGACAGCGTGGAGCCCATGTTCCGGCACCTGAAGAACACGTATGCAGGCCTGCAGCTGGTGGTGGTCATCCTGCCTGGCAAGACGCCCGTGTACG CCGAGGTCAAGCGCGTGGGAGACACAGTGCTGGGGATGGCCACGCAGTGCGTGCAGATGAAGAACGTGCAGAGGACCACACCGCAGACGCTGTCCAACCTCTGCCTGAAGATCAACGTCAAGCTGGGAGGCGTGAACAACATCCTGCTGCCCCAGGGCAG GCCACCAGTGTTCCAGCAGCCCGTCATCTTTCTGGGAGCGGACGTCACTCACCCCCCCGCCGGGGATGGGAAGAAGCCCTCCATTGCCGCC GTGGTGGGCAGCATGGACGCCCACCCCAATCGCTACTGCGCCACTGTGCGCGTGCAGCAGCACCGGCAGGAGATCATACAAGACCTGGCCGCCATGGTCCGCGAGCTCCTCATCCAGTTCTACAAGTCCACGCGCTTCAAGCCCACCCGCATCATCTTCTACCGTGACGGCGTCTCCGAAGGCCAGTTCCAGCAG GTTCTCCACCATGAGTTGCTGGCCATCCGTGAGGCCTGTATCAAGCTGGAAAAAGACTACCAGCCCGGGATCACCTTCATCGTGGTGCAGAAGAGGCACCACACACGGCTCTTCTGCACGGACAAGAACGAGCGG GTTGGGAAAAGTGGAAACATTCCAGCAGGCACGACTGTGGACACGAAAATCACCCACCCCACCGAGTTCGACTTCTACCTGTGTAGTCACGCTGGCATCCAG GGGACAAGCAGGCCTTCGCACTATCACGTCCTCTGGGACGACAATCGTTTCTCCTCTGACGAGCTGCAGATCCTCACCTACCAGCTTTGTCACACCTATGTGCGCTGCACACGCTCCGTGTCCATCCCAGCGCCAGCATACTACGCCCACCTGGTGGCCTTCCGGGCCAGGTACCACCTGGTGGATAAGGAACATGACAG TGCTGAAGGAAGCCATACCTCTGGGCAGAGTAACGGGCGAGACCACCAAGCACTGGCCAAGGCGGTCCAGGTTCACCAAGACACTCTGCGCACCATGTACTTTGCTTGA
- the LOC105488387 gene encoding protein argonaute-2 isoform X2, with translation MDIPKIDIYHYELDIKPEKCPRRVNREIVEHMVQHFKTQIFGDRKPVFDGRKNLYTAMPLPIGRDKVELEVTLPGEGKDRIFKVSIKWVSCVSLQALHDALSGRLPSVPFETIQALDVVMRHLPSMRYTPVGRSFFTASEGCSNPLGGGREVWFGFHQSVRPSLWKMMLNIDVSATAFYKAQPVIEFVCEVLDFKSIEEQQKPLTDSQRVKFTKEIKGLKVEITHCGQMKRKYRVCNVTRRPASHQTFPLQQESGQTVECTVAQYFKDRHKLVLRYPHLPCLQVGQEQKHTYLPLEVCNIVAGQRCIKKLTDNQTSTMIRATARSAPDRQEEISKLMRSASFNTDPYVREFGIMVKDEMTDVTGRVLQPPSILYGGRNKAIATPVQGVWDMRNKQFHTGIEIKVWAIACFAPQRQCTEVHLKSFTEQLRKISRDAGMPIQGQPCFCKYAQGADSVEPMFRHLKNTYAGLQLVVVILPGKTPVYAEVKRVGDTVLGMATQCVQMKNVQRTTPQTLSNLCLKINVKLGGVNNILLPQGRPPVFQQPVIFLGADVTHPPAGDGKKPSIAAVVGSMDAHPNRYCATVRVQQHRQEIIQDLAAMVRELLIQFYKSTRFKPTRIIFYRDGVSEGQFQQVLHHELLAIREACIKLEKDYQPGITFIVVQKRHHTRLFCTDKNERVGKSGNIPAGTTVDTKITHPTEFDFYLCSHAGIQGTSRPSHYHVLWDDNRFSSDELQILTYQLCHTYVRCTRSVSIPAPAYYAHLVAFRARYHLVDKEHDSAEGSHTSGQSNGRDHQALAKAVQVHQDTLRTMYFA, from the exons GGAAATCGTGGAACACATGGTCCAGCACTTTAAAACACAGATCTTTGGGGATCGGAAGCCCGTGTTTGACGGCAGGAAGAATCTGTACACGGCCATGCCCCTTCCGATTGGGAGGGACAAG GTGGAGCTGGAGGTCACGCTGCCGGGAGAAGGCAAGGATCGCATCTTCAAGGTGTCCATCAAGTGGGTGTCCTGCGTGAGCTTGCAGGCGTTACACGATGCACTTTCAGGGCGGCTGCCCAGCGTCCCTTTTGAGACGATCCAGGCCCTGGACGTGGTCATGAGGCACTTGCCGTCCATGAG GTACACCCCCGTGGGCCGCTCCTTCTTCACTGCGTCTGAGGGCTGCTCCAACCCTCTTGGCGGGGGCCGAGAAGTGTGGTTTGGCTTCCATCAGTCTGTCCGGCCTTCTCTCTGGAAAATGATGCTGAACATTGATG TGTCGGCAACAGCATTTTACAAGGCACAGCCAGTAATCGAGTTTGTTTGTGAAGTTTTGGATTTTAAAAGTATTgaagaacaacaaaaacctcTGACAGATTCCCAAAGGGTAAAGTTTACCAAAGAAATTAAAG GTCTAAAGGTGGAGATAACGCACTGTGGGCAGATGAAGAGGAAGTACCGCGTCTGCAATGTGACCCGGCGGCCCGCCAGTCACCAAAC ATTCCCGCTGCAGCAGGAGAGCGGGCAGACGGTGGAGTGCACGGTGGCCCAGTACTTCAAGGACAGGCACAAGTTGGTTCTGCGCTACCCCCACCTCCCATGTTTACAAGTCGGACAGGAGCAGAAACACACCTACCTTCCCCTGGAG GTCTGTAACATAGTGGCAGGACAAAGATGTATTAAAAAATTAACGGACAATCAGACCTCAACCATGATCAGAGCGACTGCTAGGTCGGCACCCGATCGGCAAGAAGAGATCAGCAAATTG ATGCGAAGCGCAAGTTTCAACACAGATCCATACGTCCGTGAATTTGGAATCATGGTCAAAGATGAGATGACGGACGTGACTGGGCGGGTGCTGCAGCCGCCCTCCATCCTCTACGGGGGCAGG AATAAAGCGATTGCGACGCCTGTCCAGGGCGTCTGGGACATGCGGAACAAGCAGTTCCACACGGGCATCGAGATCAAGGTGTGGGCCATCGCGTGCTTTGCCCCCCAGCGCCAGTGCACAGAAGTCCATCTGAA GTCCTTCACAGAGCAGCTCAGAAAGATCTCGAGAGACGCCGGCATGCCTATCCAGGGCCAGCCGTGCTTCTGCAAATACGCGCAGGGTGCGGACAGCGTGGAGCCCATGTTCCGGCACCTGAAGAACACGTATGCAGGCCTGCAGCTGGTGGTGGTCATCCTGCCTGGCAAGACGCCCGTGTACG CCGAGGTCAAGCGCGTGGGAGACACAGTGCTGGGGATGGCCACGCAGTGCGTGCAGATGAAGAACGTGCAGAGGACCACACCGCAGACGCTGTCCAACCTCTGCCTGAAGATCAACGTCAAGCTGGGAGGCGTGAACAACATCCTGCTGCCCCAGGGCAG GCCACCAGTGTTCCAGCAGCCCGTCATCTTTCTGGGAGCGGACGTCACTCACCCCCCCGCCGGGGATGGGAAGAAGCCCTCCATTGCCGCC GTGGTGGGCAGCATGGACGCCCACCCCAATCGCTACTGCGCCACTGTGCGCGTGCAGCAGCACCGGCAGGAGATCATACAAGACCTGGCCGCCATGGTCCGCGAGCTCCTCATCCAGTTCTACAAGTCCACGCGCTTCAAGCCCACCCGCATCATCTTCTACCGTGACGGCGTCTCCGAAGGCCAGTTCCAGCAG GTTCTCCACCATGAGTTGCTGGCCATCCGTGAGGCCTGTATCAAGCTGGAAAAAGACTACCAGCCCGGGATCACCTTCATCGTGGTGCAGAAGAGGCACCACACACGGCTCTTCTGCACGGACAAGAACGAGCGG GTTGGGAAAAGTGGAAACATTCCAGCAGGCACGACTGTGGACACGAAAATCACCCACCCCACCGAGTTCGACTTCTACCTGTGTAGTCACGCTGGCATCCAG GGGACAAGCAGGCCTTCGCACTATCACGTCCTCTGGGACGACAATCGTTTCTCCTCTGACGAGCTGCAGATCCTCACCTACCAGCTTTGTCACACCTATGTGCGCTGCACACGCTCCGTGTCCATCCCAGCGCCAGCATACTACGCCCACCTGGTGGCCTTCCGGGCCAGGTACCACCTGGTGGATAAGGAACATGACAG TGCTGAAGGAAGCCATACCTCTGGGCAGAGTAACGGGCGAGACCACCAAGCACTGGCCAAGGCGGTCCAGGTTCACCAAGACACTCTGCGCACCATGTACTTTGCTTGA